Within Bacillota bacterium, the genomic segment GTACCGGAGACCATCCTGGTGGAGGTCAACGGGACGCTGCCCGAATATGTGTGCTCCAAGGACGTAATCATTTCCTTGATCGGCCAGATCACAGCCGACGGGGCCACCTACAAGGCCCTGGAGTTTAGGGGATCCACCATCGATGAGATGGATATGACCGACCGGCTGACCATTTCCAACATGGCGGTGGAGGCTGGCGCTAAGGTGGGCTTGATTGCCCCCGATCAGAAGACCTATGAGTACCTGGCGGAGCAGGGCCGGCCGGGGGATTACCAAGAGTTCAGCGCGGATCCCGATGCGGTGTATGAGCAGACCATCCAGATGGATGCCAGTCAGCTGGTGCCGGTGGTCTCTTGTCCCCACACTGTGGACAATGTGCAGCCGGCCAGTGAACTGAAAGATGTGAAGGTGGACCAGGTTTTCCTAGGCTCTTGCACCAATGGCCGGCTGAAGGATATCCGCATGGCCGCAGAGCTCCTCGCGGGCAAGAGGATCGCCAAGAACGTTCGCCTGATCGTGGTTCCCGCGTCCAAGAAGGTCTTCCTCGAGGCTTTGGATGCAGGATATATCCGGACCTTGGTGGAGGCAGGCGCGAATATTCTAGCTCCCGGTTGCGGGCCCTGTGTGGGTGTCCACGAAGGTATCCTGGGCGACGGTGAGGTCTCTTTGAATACTTCTAACCGGAACTTCCAAGGCAGATTGGGGAATCCCTTGGGATTCATCTATTTGGCTTCTCCCCTCACTGCCGCCGCCACCGCGCTCACTGGCCGGATTACCG encodes:
- a CDS encoding 3-isopropylmalate dehydratase large subunit, with translation MGKTLAEKILSMKANRDVKAGEIVIVPVDVVLTQDGTGPLAVRQLEKMNLVRAANPEKTILFIDHASPSPRKELSNDHILLRGFAEKTGARLSDVGEGVCHQIVAEEYAKPGDVVIGADSHTCTAGALGAFATGMGSTDVAVGIALGKTWFRVPETILVEVNGTLPEYVCSKDVIISLIGQITADGATYKALEFRGSTIDEMDMTDRLTISNMAVEAGAKVGLIAPDQKTYEYLAEQGRPGDYQEFSADPDAVYEQTIQMDASQLVPVVSCPHTVDNVQPASELKDVKVDQVFLGSCTNGRLKDIRMAAELLAGKRIAKNVRLIVVPASKKVFLEALDAGYIRTLVEAGANILAPGCGPCVGVHEGILGDGEVSLNTSNRNFQGRLGNPLGFIYLASPLTAAATALTGRITDPREVLG